A stretch of the Synechocystis sp. PCC 7338 genome encodes the following:
- a CDS encoding HupE/UreJ family protein, with protein sequence MNVTGLSNLLTSPRIIAHHPFGGTTPDNFFEGFLSGLGHPVIGLDHLAFVIAVGLIAAGLRHGWLMPLIFITTAIAGTGLHLIGTDLPQPELVIAGSVLLFGLLLAIGRPLSSPVVMVLAAIAGAFHGYAYGEAIVGAQMNPIAAYLFGFSLTQLAIAMGAYTLAKGWYENQEALLNLRFIGFLLAGVGLAFTSGALLG encoded by the coding sequence GTGAATGTTACAGGTTTATCTAATTTACTGACTTCCCCCCGGATAATAGCGCATCATCCCTTTGGGGGGACTACGCCGGATAATTTCTTCGAAGGTTTTCTTTCTGGATTAGGGCACCCCGTCATCGGCTTAGACCATCTTGCCTTTGTCATTGCCGTGGGCCTCATTGCCGCTGGATTGCGCCATGGTTGGCTGATGCCCCTCATTTTTATCACCACGGCGATCGCCGGCACAGGGCTGCATTTAATTGGCACCGATCTTCCCCAACCAGAATTGGTTATTGCCGGTTCCGTCCTCCTATTTGGCCTACTCTTGGCGATCGGTCGTCCCCTATCATCCCCCGTGGTAATGGTTTTAGCCGCCATAGCCGGTGCGTTCCATGGTTATGCCTACGGAGAAGCTATTGTGGGGGCGCAAATGAATCCCATTGCGGCTTACCTGTTCGGTTTTTCTCTCACTCAACTGGCGATCGCCATGGGAGCCTACACTTTGGCCAAGGGCTGGTATGAAAACCAAGAAGCCTTGCTCAATCTGAGATTTATTGGCTTTCTGCTAGCAGGGGTAGGACTAGCCTTCACCTCCGGCGCCTTGTTGGGGTAA
- a CDS encoding HNH endonuclease: MSKSYISPSLRRIVGDRANDCCEYCLIPEALLLSSHHVDHIIAEKHGGHSTLENLALAVPSVT; the protein is encoded by the coding sequence ATGAGTAAAAGCTATATTTCCCCATCCCTACGGCGTATTGTTGGCGATCGGGCTAACGATTGCTGTGAATATTGCCTCATCCCTGAAGCTCTATTGCTGTCTTCCCATCATGTTGATCATATCATTGCCGAAAAACATGGCGGCCACAGTACCCTTGAAAACCTAGCCCTTGCTGTGCCCTCTGTAACCTAG
- a CDS encoding pitrilysin family protein produces MDMSLVSVQPCPTKPNFPAKIFTFDRGLTLIHQDLPSVPVAVVDVWVRAGAIAEPDAWPGVAHLLEHMIFKGTKRVPPGAFDQVIEYNGGMANAATSHDYAHFYLTTAADYLPRTLPYLAEILLQAEVPEECLFYEREVVLEEIRGSEDDPDWLGFQALCQLLHPRHAYGRSVLGDAIAVQNYTANQLRCFHRTHYQPENITVVMVGDIREQAAIAYIEDVFGHFCVRSECPPTTPSANHPIQTVKRETLRIPELGPSRLTMGWNGPGIDRLQDNIGLDLLAMVLAGSHCARLVQRLREELGLVFDIQSCFSLQKEASLFTINAYLTSAQAETVEREICAAIQVLQTTPISARELARAQRLLCNEFIFSTETPAQLAGLYGYYQTLATAELAIAYPRIVGQYRPEALQTLAQRYLSTEAYALVLLEAA; encoded by the coding sequence ATGGATATGAGCCTTGTGTCTGTGCAACCATGCCCAACCAAACCAAACTTTCCGGCCAAAATTTTCACCTTTGACCGGGGGTTGACCCTGATTCACCAGGACTTGCCCTCCGTTCCCGTGGCGGTGGTGGATGTGTGGGTGCGAGCCGGGGCGATCGCCGAGCCGGATGCTTGGCCTGGGGTAGCCCATTTATTAGAACACATGATTTTCAAGGGGACTAAACGGGTCCCACCGGGGGCCTTCGACCAGGTAATTGAATACAATGGGGGCATGGCCAACGCCGCCACTAGCCATGATTATGCCCATTTTTACCTCACCACTGCGGCGGATTATTTGCCCAGAACGTTGCCCTACCTAGCGGAAATTCTTTTGCAGGCAGAGGTGCCAGAAGAATGTCTCTTTTATGAGCGGGAAGTGGTGCTAGAGGAAATTCGTGGCAGTGAAGATGACCCTGATTGGCTTGGATTTCAAGCTCTCTGTCAACTACTCCATCCCCGCCATGCCTATGGCCGCTCCGTGCTGGGGGACGCCATTGCCGTACAAAACTATACTGCCAATCAGTTGCGTTGTTTCCACCGCACCCATTACCAGCCGGAAAATATTACTGTGGTGATGGTGGGGGATATCCGAGAGCAAGCGGCGATCGCCTACATTGAAGATGTTTTTGGCCATTTTTGCGTACGCTCAGAATGTCCCCCCACAACCCCATCGGCAAATCACCCAATCCAGACCGTTAAACGGGAAACCCTCCGCATACCAGAATTGGGGCCCAGTCGTTTGACCATGGGTTGGAATGGCCCAGGCATTGACCGCCTCCAGGACAATATTGGTTTGGATTTATTGGCCATGGTGTTGGCCGGTAGTCATTGCGCCCGGTTAGTGCAACGCCTACGGGAAGAACTGGGGCTGGTGTTTGACATCCAGAGTTGTTTTTCCCTGCAAAAAGAGGCCAGTTTATTCACCATCAATGCCTATCTGACCTCAGCCCAGGCAGAAACGGTGGAAAGGGAGATTTGTGCCGCTATCCAGGTTCTACAAACCACCCCCATTAGTGCTAGGGAATTGGCCAGGGCCCAACGTTTACTCTGTAATGAGTTTATTTTTTCCACCGAAACTCCTGCCCAACTAGCCGGCCTTTACGGTTATTACCAAACCTTGGCCACCGCTGAGTTGGCGATCGCCTATCCCCGGATCGTCGGTCAGTATCGGCCCGAGGCCCTACAAACCTTAGCCCAGCGTTACCTATCCACCGAGGCCTATGCCTTGGTACTCCTAGAAGCGGCCTAA
- the ispG gene encoding (E)-4-hydroxy-3-methylbut-2-enyl-diphosphate synthase has product MVTVSLPTPVQPEFDTTIHRRKTRPVPVGPVTIGGGHPVVVQSMINEDTLDVDGSVAGIRRLHEIGCEIVRVTVPSMAHAKALADIKQKLESTYQRVPLVADVHHNGMKIALEVAKHVDKVRINPGLYVFEKPDAQREGYSDQEFADIGDKIRETLEPLVVSLRDQGKSMRIGVNHGSLSERMLFTYGDTPEGMVQSALEFIKICESLDFRNLVISMKASRVPVMLAAYRLMVKRMDELGMDYPLHLGVTEAGDGEYGRIKSTAGIATLLADGIGDTIRVSLTEAPEKEIPVCYSILQALGLRKTMVEYVACPSCGRTLFNLEDVLHEVREATKHLTGLDIAVMGCIVNGPGEMADADYGYVGKQAGYIALYRGREEIKRVPEADGVQELINLIKADDRWVDP; this is encoded by the coding sequence ATGGTAACCGTTTCCCTGCCGACCCCTGTCCAGCCCGAGTTCGACACCACCATCCATCGCCGCAAAACCCGTCCTGTGCCCGTGGGGCCAGTTACCATTGGCGGCGGTCATCCCGTGGTGGTGCAATCCATGATCAATGAAGACACCCTGGATGTGGATGGTTCCGTGGCCGGTATTCGTCGCCTCCATGAAATTGGTTGTGAAATTGTCCGGGTAACGGTGCCCAGCATGGCCCACGCCAAAGCCCTAGCAGATATTAAACAAAAGCTCGAGAGTACCTATCAAAGAGTGCCCCTGGTGGCGGACGTACACCACAACGGCATGAAAATTGCCCTAGAAGTGGCCAAACACGTCGATAAGGTGCGTATTAACCCAGGCTTATACGTTTTTGAAAAGCCCGATGCCCAACGGGAAGGCTACAGCGACCAAGAATTTGCTGACATTGGTGACAAAATTCGCGAAACATTGGAGCCCCTAGTGGTTTCCCTACGGGATCAGGGGAAATCCATGCGCATTGGCGTTAATCATGGTTCCCTTTCGGAGAGGATGCTCTTTACCTATGGGGATACTCCAGAGGGCATGGTGCAATCGGCCCTAGAATTTATCAAAATTTGTGAATCCTTAGATTTCCGTAATCTGGTCATTTCCATGAAAGCTTCCCGGGTGCCGGTGATGTTGGCGGCCTATCGTCTCATGGTCAAGCGCATGGATGAATTGGGGATGGATTATCCCCTCCATTTGGGAGTCACCGAAGCTGGGGATGGGGAATATGGCCGGATTAAATCCACCGCTGGTATTGCTACCCTGTTAGCCGATGGCATTGGCGACACCATCCGAGTTTCCCTCACTGAAGCCCCCGAAAAAGAAATTCCCGTTTGTTACAGCATTCTCCAGGCTTTGGGTTTACGAAAAACCATGGTGGAATATGTGGCCTGTCCTTCCTGTGGGCGCACCCTGTTCAATTTAGAAGATGTGTTGCACGAGGTACGGGAAGCCACCAAGCACCTCACAGGGTTGGACATTGCCGTCATGGGATGCATTGTTAACGGTCCTGGGGAAATGGCCGATGCCGACTATGGCTATGTGGGTAAACAAGCTGGTTACATTGCTCTCTACCGTGGTCGAGAGGAAATTAAACGGGTGCCGGAAGCCGACGGAGTACAGGAATTAATCAACCTGATCAAGGCCGATGACCGTTGGGTTGATCCTTAA